From Micromonospora nigra, one genomic window encodes:
- a CDS encoding sensor histidine kinase, which yields MRRRLVISYLLLMVLVLVALETPLAATLATRETDRVRADRLADATRFASLAGPALRGGTPGPLDGELSSYDALYGISAAVIDRDRRTVVASAGWRPGSGTDAALDTALAGQQSSGPASVWPWVDAPIVVAVPINDGGEVLGAVVTATPSGDVRRTVTTWWLLLAALGLLAVLACVLTAFGLAGWVLRPVTELDSVTHDIAEGDRGARVQHSLGPPELRRLAASFNHMADVVSDLVERQRAFVAHASHQLRNPLTALRLRVEELGPSLTDLDGRAEHRLALEETDRLAQVLDALLTLARAERRDNELVVVDVVAAAASRVAAWEPLARHRAVILRLAARDGPVYARTVPTAVDQALDALIDNAVKFSGAGGAVTVTVGVVDDGTVLEVSDTGPGMTPDQLGQATERFWRAPEVQNVDGAGLGLTITAVLVDASGGRLTMRPNTPRGLVATLWFPAPDGGRT from the coding sequence GTGCGACGACGCCTGGTGATCAGTTACCTGCTGCTGATGGTGCTGGTCCTGGTGGCGTTGGAGACTCCGCTGGCGGCGACCCTCGCCACCCGGGAGACCGACCGGGTTCGCGCCGACCGGCTGGCCGACGCCACCCGCTTCGCGTCGCTGGCCGGACCCGCCCTGCGCGGCGGCACCCCCGGCCCCCTCGACGGGGAGCTGAGCAGCTACGACGCGCTGTACGGCATCAGCGCGGCCGTCATCGACCGCGACCGGCGTACCGTGGTGGCGTCCGCGGGCTGGCGTCCCGGCTCCGGGACCGACGCCGCCCTGGACACGGCGCTGGCCGGTCAGCAGTCCAGCGGTCCGGCCTCGGTGTGGCCCTGGGTGGACGCACCGATCGTGGTGGCCGTACCCATCAACGACGGCGGCGAGGTGCTCGGCGCGGTGGTCACCGCCACCCCGTCCGGGGACGTGCGGCGCACCGTCACCACCTGGTGGCTGCTGCTGGCCGCGCTGGGCCTGCTCGCCGTCCTGGCCTGCGTGCTCACCGCGTTCGGGCTGGCCGGTTGGGTGCTGCGTCCGGTCACCGAGCTGGACTCGGTCACCCACGACATCGCCGAGGGCGACCGGGGAGCCCGGGTGCAGCACAGCCTCGGCCCACCCGAGCTGCGCCGCCTCGCGGCCAGCTTCAACCACATGGCCGACGTGGTCTCCGACCTCGTGGAGCGGCAGCGCGCCTTCGTGGCGCACGCCAGCCACCAGCTACGCAACCCGCTGACCGCGCTGCGCCTGCGGGTGGAGGAACTCGGCCCGAGCCTGACCGACCTCGACGGCCGCGCCGAGCACCGACTCGCGCTGGAGGAGACCGACCGGTTGGCGCAGGTGCTCGACGCGCTGCTCACCCTGGCCCGCGCCGAGCGGCGGGACAACGAACTGGTCGTGGTGGACGTGGTGGCCGCCGCCGCGTCCCGGGTCGCCGCATGGGAACCCCTGGCCCGTCACCGTGCGGTCATCCTGCGCCTGGCGGCCCGCGACGGGCCCGTGTACGCCCGGACGGTGCCGACCGCCGTCGACCAGGCCCTCGACGCCCTGATCGACAACGCGGTGAAGTTCAGCGGGGCCGGTGGGGCGGTGACGGTGACCGTCGGTGTCGTCGACGACGGGACGGTGCTGGAGGTGAGCGACACCGGGCCGGGCATGACGCCGGACCAGTTGGGGCAGGCCACCGAACGGTTCTGGCGCGCCCCGGAGGTGCAGAACGTCGACGGGGCCGGGTTGGGCCTGACCATCACCGCCGTGCTGGTCGACGCCAGTGGGGGCCGACTGACGATGCGCCCGAACACCCCGCGCGGGTTGGTCGCCACCCTGTGGTTCCCGGCCCCCGACGGTGGCCGGACCTGA